A genomic window from Pseudokineococcus lusitanus includes:
- a CDS encoding heavy metal translocating P-type ATPase: protein MDRPGSIAVRSVDLEVGGMTCASCAARVERKLGKLDGVSATVNYATERARVTAPAGTSTDVLVAAVESAGYTAREHEAAAASDGAAEEALRRLRLRRRVVVSALLSVPVVVLAMVPAWQLPGWQWLSLALALPVVAWGGWPFHRAAWTNLRHGAATMDTLVSVGTLAALVWSLYALVLGTAGEIGMTHDFTWLAGEADGLGSVYLEAAAGVTTFVLAGRYLEGRSKRRAGDALRALLESGAKDVAVRRPAPDGDGTVEVRVPVADLAVGDVFVVRPGEKVAADGLVLEGASAVDVAALTGEPVPAEVGPGDVVMGGGVNAGGRLVVRADRVGADTQVAQVAALVERAQEGKASVQRLADRVSAVFVPVVVALAVATLGFWLGAGAGWATAATAAVAVLIIACPCALGLATPTALMVGTGRGARMGVVVRGPEVLEQTRRADVVVLDKTGTVTTGRMSLRDVVPAAGEDAAAVLRTAGALEAASDHPVARAVAAAAADRGRLPDVTGFASLDGLGVEGDVEGRRVVVGRPRLLAGRGLALTPALEDALATAGADGRTVVAVGWDGAARGLLVVSDTVRPTSAEAVRRLRALGLRPVLVTGDHEAAARAVAAEVGVEEVVAGVLPAGKLDVVRRLQAEGHVVAVVGDGVNDAAALAQADLGIAMGTGTDVAVEASDLTLVRADLRSAADAVRLSRATLRTIRGNLVWAFAYNVAAIPLAMAGLLTPMVAGAAMALSSVFVVTNSLRLRRFRATA, encoded by the coding sequence CGTCGACCGACGTGCTCGTCGCCGCCGTCGAGTCCGCGGGGTACACCGCCCGCGAGCACGAGGCCGCCGCGGCGTCCGACGGCGCGGCCGAGGAGGCGCTCCGCCGGCTCCGGCTCCGGCGCCGTGTCGTCGTGTCGGCGCTGCTCTCGGTGCCGGTCGTCGTGCTCGCGATGGTCCCGGCGTGGCAGCTCCCCGGGTGGCAGTGGCTGTCCCTCGCCCTCGCGCTGCCCGTCGTCGCCTGGGGCGGGTGGCCCTTCCACCGCGCTGCCTGGACGAACCTCCGGCACGGCGCGGCGACGATGGACACGCTCGTCTCGGTCGGCACCCTCGCCGCCCTCGTGTGGTCGCTGTACGCCCTGGTCCTCGGGACGGCGGGCGAGATCGGCATGACCCACGACTTCACGTGGCTCGCCGGAGAGGCCGACGGCCTGGGGTCCGTCTACCTCGAGGCGGCGGCCGGCGTCACGACCTTCGTCCTCGCCGGGCGCTACCTCGAGGGGCGCTCGAAGCGGCGGGCCGGCGACGCCCTCCGGGCCCTGCTGGAGAGCGGTGCCAAGGACGTCGCGGTCCGCCGTCCCGCGCCCGACGGCGACGGCACCGTGGAGGTGCGCGTGCCCGTGGCCGACCTCGCCGTCGGCGACGTCTTCGTCGTCCGGCCCGGCGAGAAGGTCGCCGCCGACGGCCTCGTCCTCGAGGGCGCCTCGGCCGTCGACGTCGCGGCGCTCACGGGCGAGCCGGTGCCCGCCGAGGTGGGTCCGGGCGACGTCGTCATGGGCGGCGGCGTCAACGCCGGCGGGCGCCTCGTGGTGCGCGCGGACCGAGTGGGCGCCGACACGCAGGTGGCGCAGGTCGCCGCGCTCGTCGAGCGGGCGCAGGAGGGCAAGGCGTCGGTCCAGCGGCTGGCCGACCGCGTCTCCGCCGTCTTCGTCCCGGTCGTCGTCGCGCTCGCCGTCGCGACGCTCGGCTTCTGGCTCGGCGCCGGCGCCGGGTGGGCCACCGCCGCCACGGCCGCCGTGGCCGTCCTCATCATCGCCTGCCCCTGCGCGCTGGGGCTCGCGACGCCGACCGCGCTCATGGTCGGCACCGGCCGGGGCGCCCGGATGGGCGTCGTCGTGCGCGGGCCCGAGGTGCTCGAGCAGACGCGGCGGGCCGACGTCGTCGTGCTCGACAAGACCGGCACGGTGACGACCGGGCGGATGTCCCTGCGCGACGTCGTGCCCGCCGCCGGCGAGGACGCCGCCGCGGTGCTGCGGACGGCGGGGGCGCTGGAGGCGGCCTCGGACCACCCCGTGGCCCGCGCCGTCGCCGCGGCCGCCGCCGACCGGGGGCGGCTGCCGGACGTGACGGGCTTCGCGTCGCTCGACGGCCTCGGCGTGGAGGGCGACGTCGAGGGGCGGCGGGTCGTCGTCGGGCGCCCGCGCCTGCTCGCCGGGCGCGGGCTGGCGCTCACGCCCGCCCTCGAGGACGCCCTGGCGACCGCCGGGGCGGACGGGCGCACCGTCGTCGCGGTCGGCTGGGACGGCGCGGCGCGGGGGCTGCTCGTCGTCTCCGACACCGTCCGCCCGACGTCGGCGGAGGCGGTGCGGCGGCTGCGCGCGCTCGGGCTGCGACCGGTCCTCGTCACGGGCGACCACGAGGCGGCGGCCCGCGCCGTCGCCGCGGAGGTCGGTGTCGAGGAGGTCGTCGCGGGCGTGCTGCCCGCCGGCAAGCTCGACGTCGTCCGGCGGCTGCAGGCGGAGGGGCACGTCGTCGCGGTCGTCGGCGACGGCGTCAACGACGCCGCCGCGCTGGCGCAGGCCGACCTCGGCATCGCGATGGGGACGGGCACGGACGTGGCCGTCGAGGCCTCGGACCTCACCCTCGTGCGGGCGGACCTGCGGTCGGCGGCGGACGCGGTCCGGCTCTCGCGGGCGACGCTGCGGACCATCCGCGGCAACCTCGTGTGGGCCTTCGCCTACAACGTCGCCGCGATCCCGCTGGCGATGGCGGGGCTGCTGACGCCCATGGTCGCCGGCGCGGCGATGGCCCTGTCGTCGGTCTTCGTCGTCACCAACAGCCTGCGGCTGCGGCGGTTCCGCGCGACCGCCTGA
- a CDS encoding ribonucleoside-diphosphate reductase subunit alpha produces the protein MTQTAERPSAATTDGSGGTSPARARIAVLKRDGGVAPFEPAKIGAAMRAAFLAVEGQGAGGSSRVRDLVDGLTQQVVTALERRYGAGRSVDVEEIQDQVELALMRSGEHRVARSYVLYREEHARLRAAAATLEDPDARESATPAERAAAASGLVELPELPGAARVAAFSVTAPDGSRAPLDVDRLRLVVGEAAAGLDAAVDASAVLAETARSLYDGITAAELAQAPVLAARSMVETEPDYSQVSARLLLDVLRAEVLTLLAGEPQQASQAEMAVRYPAYFADYVRHGVADERLDPRLLEFDLERLGAAIHPERDLDFTYLGLQTLYDRYFLHTKNVRFEMPQAFFLRVAMGLALEEDDREARAIQFYEALSSFDVMTSTPTLFNAGTVRPQLSSCFLTTVDDDLDAIYSGIRDNALLAKFSGGLGNDWTPVRGTGSYIKGTNGSSSGIVPFLKVANDTAIAVNQGGKRKGAVCAYLETWHIDVEQFLDLRKNTGDDRRRTHDMNTANWVPDLFLQRVEADGQWTLFSPNEVPDLHDLYGTAFKERYEHYEAEAAAGRISVFRTVRAVDLWRRMLTMLFETGHPWITFKDACNLRSPQQHAGVVHSSNLCTEITLNTSKDEVAVCNLASINLAQHVTADGLDVEKLRRTVRTAVRMLDDVIDINLYTIPQAENSNRKHRPVGLGLMGFQDALFTLGLPYASEAAVDFADTSMEAISHAAISASADLAEERGAYASFPGSLWSQGVLPHDSVARVAAARDGDLEQPVVERLDWSSLRERVMKVGVRNSNIMAIAPTATISNIVGVSQSIEPQYRNLYVKANMSGDFTVVSTSLVRALKERGLWDDVMVSDLKYYDGSLGEIDRVPADLKALYATAFEVDPEWLVKAGSRRQVWIDQAQSLNLYVMEPNGRTLDRLYRSAWRHGLKTTYYLRSSSRTHVEKSTLQGTDGRLNAVAVQPAAAPAPAPAPVAVAPQAAPAAQVRTTPVIAAGIAPVVPDVYRAPQACAIEDPECEACQ, from the coding sequence ATGACCCAGACCGCAGAGAGGCCGTCAGCGGCCACGACGGACGGGTCGGGCGGCACGTCGCCGGCCCGTGCCCGCATCGCCGTGCTCAAGCGGGACGGCGGCGTCGCGCCGTTCGAGCCCGCCAAGATCGGCGCGGCCATGCGCGCCGCCTTCCTCGCCGTCGAGGGCCAGGGCGCGGGCGGCAGCAGCCGCGTGCGCGACCTCGTCGACGGCCTCACGCAGCAGGTCGTCACCGCCCTCGAGCGCCGCTACGGCGCCGGGCGGTCCGTCGACGTCGAGGAGATCCAGGACCAGGTCGAGCTGGCGCTCATGCGCTCCGGCGAGCACCGCGTGGCCCGCTCCTACGTCCTCTACCGCGAGGAGCACGCCCGGCTGCGCGCCGCGGCCGCCACCCTCGAGGACCCGGACGCCCGGGAGAGCGCCACGCCGGCCGAGCGGGCCGCGGCCGCCTCCGGCCTCGTCGAGCTCCCCGAGCTGCCCGGCGCCGCCCGCGTCGCCGCCTTCTCGGTCACGGCGCCCGACGGCTCGCGCGCCCCGCTCGACGTCGACCGCCTCCGCCTCGTCGTCGGCGAGGCCGCCGCCGGGCTCGACGCCGCGGTGGACGCCTCCGCCGTGCTCGCCGAGACGGCCCGCAGCCTCTACGACGGCATCACCGCCGCCGAGCTGGCCCAGGCTCCCGTCCTCGCGGCCCGCTCCATGGTCGAGACCGAGCCCGACTACAGCCAGGTCAGCGCCCGGCTGCTCCTCGACGTCCTGCGCGCCGAGGTCCTCACCCTCCTCGCCGGCGAGCCGCAGCAGGCCAGCCAGGCCGAGATGGCCGTCCGCTACCCCGCGTACTTCGCCGACTACGTGCGTCACGGCGTCGCCGACGAGCGGCTCGACCCGCGCCTGCTCGAGTTCGACCTCGAGCGGCTCGGTGCGGCGATCCACCCCGAGCGGGACCTCGACTTCACGTACCTCGGGTTGCAGACGCTGTACGACCGGTACTTCCTGCACACGAAGAACGTGCGCTTCGAGATGCCGCAGGCCTTCTTCCTCCGCGTGGCCATGGGCCTCGCGCTCGAGGAGGACGACCGCGAGGCGCGGGCCATCCAGTTCTACGAGGCGCTGTCCAGCTTCGACGTCATGACGTCGACGCCGACGCTCTTCAACGCCGGCACCGTGCGGCCGCAGCTCAGCTCCTGCTTCCTCACGACCGTCGACGACGACCTCGACGCCATCTACTCCGGCATCCGCGACAACGCGCTGCTCGCCAAGTTCTCCGGCGGCCTCGGCAACGACTGGACGCCGGTGCGCGGCACGGGCTCCTACATCAAGGGCACCAACGGCTCGTCGTCCGGCATCGTCCCGTTCCTCAAGGTCGCCAACGACACGGCCATCGCCGTCAACCAGGGCGGCAAGCGCAAGGGCGCCGTCTGCGCGTACCTCGAGACGTGGCACATCGACGTCGAGCAGTTCCTCGACCTGCGCAAGAACACCGGCGACGACCGCCGCCGCACGCACGACATGAACACGGCCAACTGGGTGCCGGACCTCTTCCTCCAGCGGGTCGAGGCCGACGGGCAGTGGACGCTGTTCTCCCCGAACGAGGTGCCGGACCTCCACGACCTCTACGGCACCGCGTTCAAGGAGCGCTACGAGCACTACGAGGCCGAGGCCGCCGCCGGGCGCATCAGCGTCTTCCGCACGGTCCGCGCGGTCGACCTCTGGCGCCGCATGCTGACGATGCTCTTCGAGACCGGGCACCCCTGGATCACCTTCAAGGACGCCTGCAACCTCCGGTCGCCGCAGCAGCACGCCGGCGTCGTGCACTCCTCGAACCTCTGCACGGAGATCACGCTCAACACGAGCAAGGACGAGGTCGCGGTCTGCAACCTCGCCTCGATCAACCTCGCGCAGCACGTCACGGCCGACGGCCTCGACGTCGAGAAGCTGCGTCGGACCGTCCGCACCGCGGTGCGGATGCTCGACGACGTCATCGACATCAACCTCTACACGATCCCGCAGGCGGAGAACTCCAACCGCAAGCACCGTCCGGTCGGCCTGGGCCTCATGGGCTTCCAGGACGCGCTGTTCACGCTGGGCCTGCCCTACGCCAGCGAGGCGGCGGTCGACTTCGCCGACACGAGCATGGAGGCCATCAGCCACGCGGCCATCAGCGCGTCGGCCGACCTGGCCGAGGAGCGCGGCGCCTATGCGTCGTTCCCGGGCTCGCTGTGGAGCCAGGGCGTCCTGCCCCACGACTCCGTGGCCCGCGTCGCCGCCGCCCGCGACGGCGACCTCGAGCAGCCGGTCGTCGAGCGCCTCGACTGGAGCTCGCTGCGCGAGCGCGTCATGAAGGTCGGCGTCCGCAACAGCAACATCATGGCCATCGCGCCGACGGCGACGATCAGCAACATCGTCGGCGTCAGCCAGTCGATCGAGCCGCAGTACCGCAACCTGTACGTCAAGGCGAACATGAGCGGTGACTTCACGGTCGTCTCGACCTCGCTCGTGCGCGCCCTGAAGGAGCGCGGGCTCTGGGACGACGTCATGGTCAGCGACCTCAAGTACTACGACGGCAGCCTCGGCGAGATCGACCGGGTGCCCGCCGACCTCAAGGCGCTCTACGCGACCGCCTTCGAGGTGGACCCGGAGTGGCTGGTGAAGGCCGGCTCGCGCCGCCAGGTGTGGATCGACCAGGCCCAGTCGCTCAACCTGTACGTCATGGAGCCCAACGGCCGGACGCTCGACCGCCTCTACCGGTCCGCGTGGCGCCACGGCCTCAAGACGACCTACTACCTGCGCAGCTCCAGCCGCACGCACGTGGAGAAGTCCACGCTGCAGGGCACCGACGGCCGTCTCAACGCCGTCGCGGTCCAGCCGGCCGCTGCTCCCGCCCCGGCGCCCGCGCCGGTGGCCGTCGCGCCGCAGGCGGCACCCGCCGCCCAGGTGCGCACCACCCCCGTCATCGCCGCGGGCATCGCCCCGGTGGTGCCGGACGTCTACCGCGCGCCGCAGGCGTGCGCCATCGAGGACCCGGAATGCGAGGCCTGCCAGTGA